From Cucumis melo cultivar AY chromosome 1, USDA_Cmelo_AY_1.0, whole genome shotgun sequence, a single genomic window includes:
- the LOC127148719 gene encoding triacylglycerol lipase 1-like isoform X1, protein MKALELFRKQQVYFLISTDVAAREFWNWSWEELALYNLAEMINYINSLTNRKIYIVGHSQGTIMSFAALTQPEIAKNVEAAALLSPISYLKHITAPLVRLMVDTHLDTIFLPQDFMNSTLKAIGEQSF, encoded by the exons ATGAAG GCCTTGGAACTTTTCAGGAAACAACaagtttattttcttatttctaCAGATGTGGCTGCTCGG GAATTTTGGAATTGGAGTTGGGAAGAGTTGGCCCTGTACAATCTTGCAGAAATGATTAACTATATAAATTCCTTGACAAACAGGAAAATTTATATTGTTGGACACTCACAG GGAACAATTATGTCTTTTGCTGCTCTTACCCAGCCAGAAATAGCCAAGAATGTTGAAGCAGCTGCTCTTTTAAGTCCTATATCGTACTTGAAACATATTACTGCTCCATTAGTACGTCTAATGGTTGACACACATCTTGATACG ATATTCTTGCCTCAGGATTTCATGAACTCAACTTTAAAAG CGATTGGGGAACAGTCCTTTTAG
- the LOC127148719 gene encoding triacylglycerol lipase 1-like isoform X2: protein MKKLRKVAAEEAKMEGDPNVAAREFWNWSWEELALYNLAEMINYINSLTNRKIYIVGHSQGTIMSFAALTQPEIAKNVEAAALLSPISYLKHITAPLVRLMVDTHLDTIFLPQDFMNSTLKAIGEQSF from the exons ATGAAG AAATTGAGGAAAGTTGCAGCAGAAGAAGCCAAAATGGAAGGGGACCCAA ATGTGGCTGCTCGG GAATTTTGGAATTGGAGTTGGGAAGAGTTGGCCCTGTACAATCTTGCAGAAATGATTAACTATATAAATTCCTTGACAAACAGGAAAATTTATATTGTTGGACACTCACAG GGAACAATTATGTCTTTTGCTGCTCTTACCCAGCCAGAAATAGCCAAGAATGTTGAAGCAGCTGCTCTTTTAAGTCCTATATCGTACTTGAAACATATTACTGCTCCATTAGTACGTCTAATGGTTGACACACATCTTGATACG ATATTCTTGCCTCAGGATTTCATGAACTCAACTTTAAAAG CGATTGGGGAACAGTCCTTTTAG
- the LOC127148719 gene encoding triacylglycerol lipase 1-like isoform X3: MKEFWNWSWEELALYNLAEMINYINSLTNRKIYIVGHSQGTIMSFAALTQPEIAKNVEAAALLSPISYLKHITAPLVRLMVDTHLDTIFLPQDFMNSTLKAIGEQSF, from the exons ATGAAG GAATTTTGGAATTGGAGTTGGGAAGAGTTGGCCCTGTACAATCTTGCAGAAATGATTAACTATATAAATTCCTTGACAAACAGGAAAATTTATATTGTTGGACACTCACAG GGAACAATTATGTCTTTTGCTGCTCTTACCCAGCCAGAAATAGCCAAGAATGTTGAAGCAGCTGCTCTTTTAAGTCCTATATCGTACTTGAAACATATTACTGCTCCATTAGTACGTCTAATGGTTGACACACATCTTGATACG ATATTCTTGCCTCAGGATTTCATGAACTCAACTTTAAAAG CGATTGGGGAACAGTCCTTTTAG